Genomic DNA from Thalassoroseus pseudoceratinae:
CTGACGGAAGAACAAGTCGAGAATATTCAACGCAGGGATGCTGTATGTCGGCGAAAACGGCGAATGATTTCCGATTGGGGTTTCTCACGACGATTTCACTCAAGGATCGCGGCCATGTCGGTGGGATGCTAATTACCAATCGCCAAGGGCGACCACTCGAATTCCAATGCACCACACCCGTACAAGCGAATCGCACGCAGGAGATTCTCTACGGCCCAACATTGCTGCCATATTTGCGTGGTGAGCTCATTGGTCGCACGCTCGTCGAGAAAATGCGGCTCAAGCCCACGGTGGTGCTGGTCGATGACCTGGAACTACTGAGCGTTCGAGATCACATCTCGATGGCGGCGGCCTGCCTGATTTCTAGCAAAACACCCCAAGACGAGAATGACTTGGTTATCGCCGATCAGAATCTTCGATTGGCAGACGGGCACGAGGACGATCGAGCCACGCTCCAAAAGCTGGAAGGCACGCTAGCGGCGGAATCGGAACTTGCCGAACCGTTCCAACGGATTCAGGATGCTCTGAACGAAGCTCTTGGAAAGGCGGCTGCTCCAACTCGAGAAGCGGCGTAATTCCGTGTGCCGCCGTCGCCAATTGTGTCCGATGACTGGAGTTCACGATGTCCGCCGATTCGCCGACGCCCGAGACCAATCGTCCTGCCTTTCCGAAACCCGAGTGTCATGTCATTCCTTTCGAATCGACGGATGCGACGGTCTACCAGTCCGGTATCAATGCGGCGTTGACCCGCGAGTTCAAAATTGAACCCGAGTCCACGGAGTTCTTGACGGATGCGGGAATCGGATTCACTTGGCGACCGCATCGATCGAATGTCCGGACATTCGGTCTGACATTCCCGGCAGGAATCGAGTTTCTTCCGACGAAGAAGTCGAACGAAGAAGAGTCGTCTGAGACTTCCGAGCCGAAACCCAAAAAGAAGCCAGCCGAATCAAAGGACCGCCCCAAGAAACGAACGCGATTGCAACCGCCTAGCGATGCGCTCTCGTTAGAAGATCGTCTCTTCTATGTGTTGCAACCGCCATTGGAAACGTGGTTGGCCGGTCAAGAATTGATCATGCCGTTCGAGCCGTTTCCCTACCAGTACGAAGGAATTGCTTGGTTGTTCAAACAACGATGTGCGTTGTTGGCCGACGAGATGGGCCTCGGGAAAACCATGCAAACGATTACGGCGGTCCGTCTGTTATTACGGAGCGGCCAAGCTCGGCGGATCCTGTTGGTCTGTCCCAAACCCCTAATGCCCAACTGGCAACGCGAATTTCAATTCTGGGCCAGCGAACTTCCGCTGACCGTCGTCGAGGGGAACAGTCGGCGTCGCATGCTGATCTGGCAAATGCCCAGTGCGGGAATTTTCCTGATCAACTATGAAAGCTTTATCCGCGATTACGAATCGCTCCCAGAAGACGAACGGCCTCAGTTCGATTTGATGGTGCTTGACGAAGCCCAACGGATCAAGAACCGTGATAGCCGAACAGCGACCACAATCCGTTCGGTCAAACGTAAACGAAGTTGGGCATTGACGGGAACGCCGATCGAGAATCGTCCCGAAGAACTGGCTGCGTTGTTCGAGTTTCTGAAAGTGGTCCCGCCGCGAGCCACACCGGACCTGCGACGACTCGGCCAACTCTCCGAGGAGTATATCCTGCGTCGCACCAAAGACCTCGTGATGACGGACTTGCCGCCACGTCTGGACCGTGATGAACTCATTCCGCTCGCACCTGCACAAGATTTCGCCTACAAAACCGCTGAGAAAGACGGTGTGATTCAGCTCAATGAAATGGGCGACGAAATTACCGTGCAACACGTGTTCGAGCTGGTCATGCGGCTCAAGCAGATCACGAATTACGATCCGTTAACAGGCGAGTCGAGCAAACTCGATCGGCTCGCGGCCGACATGGAAGAAATTTCCGCCAGTGGTGGCAAAGCGATTTTGTTTAGCCAATGGACGAAAACCATTGATTGGCTGAAAGATCGACTTGATGAGAAACTCGGTGATCAATGCGGAACGCTGGTCTATCATGGTGGCGTGCCGACGAAGAAACGCGAACCGATTTTGAAGCAGTTCAAAGAAGACCCCAACTCCAATCTGCTTCTCATGAGTTATGGCACGGGAGCGGTGGGGTTGAATCTGCAGTTCGCCGGTTACGTGTTCTTGTACGATCGGTGGTGGAATCCGGCCATTGAAGATCAGGCAATCAATCGGGCTCATCGCATTGGTTGTACGGCGGCTCAGATCGTAGTCACGAAATTCATCTGTCAGAATACGATCGAAGAACGCATCGACAAGATCCTCCAAGAGAAGCGGGAACTATTCGCCCGCATTCTTGGCGATGGCGATAATTCTGATGTTTCCCTGTCGTTGAATGCGTCGGAAATCTTCGGACTCTTTGACCTGAAGCGGCAATCGGGTTCGGATGTCGAGCGGATCGGACCGAAAGCCCCGAAACAAGCGGCGTAGCGGCCATTGCCGTCGATTGCATCTGCCACGGAAACCGAAATCCCTCATTCACAATCTGCGGACCAAGAGCGAAGATGGATGGTGCCCGTCCCTATGATGTTTGCGTTGTTGCCACTATCTTGTTGAGTACTTCGGCACCGATGTGAATCAAGGCACCGCGAATGACGACACCAAATTCCTCAAGACGGAACGAGCGACTCAACCAGCTTGCACACGATGCGAACGCCAGTTTGCATGTGATCAATATGGCGTCTACACTTCTCAAGAGCTCGTCGGTCGATCAGGAGAAGTTCGCTTCGATCTGTGCTACGCTGGAAACCGAAAGTCGGAAAGCGGCGCAATTGGTCCAAGAACTTCTCGCTGCCGCCAAGGCCGACGATTAATTCGCTGAAGTTACGTCTTAGGAATTGACGTCCAACGGAAAACCATGTTGCTTGCGATGGTGGGGACCGTCGAAACGCTTGCTGGTTTTGAAGAGTTCGTGCCGTCCATCTCCGGCGACCGGTGCAACTTTCTGCAGAATGCGGTCGAGTTCGTCGTCAGTCAACGGCTTGAAATCCCGCCCGACTTTGATCGCCTGATCAAGATCACGCTGGTTGATGATACCCGTCACCAGTGATGCAATCGGCTGCGATAATGCATACTTCAGACACTCGGGCCCTGTGAGAACGCCTTCCTGAACCAGGATTCCGCTTCCGCCACCGAGACTCTTCATGCCAATGACGCCGACCCCTTTCTCCAAACACACCGGGACGACTTCTTTTGCGAAACTGCGGAAGTGCCAGTCGCAAGCATTGATCGGCATTTGAGCGCTCGCCCATGTATGGGGCTTTCCGAGCATTTTCAGGTGGATGCTCGGATCCTTGTGTCCTGTAAATCCGATGTGCCGAACTTTGCCGGCTTTTTGAGCCTCAATCGCGGCTTTGATTCCGCCCTTCTCGAAAACCCAGTCTGGGTCGTTGTCGTAGACCATTTCATGGAACTGCCAGAGATCGAGATGGTCGGTCTGCAATCGCTTGAGGCTCTCATCAAGATTCGCCATCGCGCCTTTGTAGTCGCGCTCACAAATCTTCGTCATGAGAAAGACATCATCGCGTTTGCCGCCTTTCAAGGCTTTGCCCATCACTTCTTCACTGTAACCATTGTGGTAGTCCCAGGCGTTGTCGAAGAAGTTCAGACCGTTGTCGATCGCCTCGTGCATCAACTTGGTCGCGAATTCCTCGCCGTTGTCTTTGGCGGCTTGACCGATGTGCCAACCTCCCAGCGAAAGGATGGAGACGTTCTCGCCAGTGTTCCCGAGCGGACGTGTCGGAATGCCCCCTTCCCGTTGCTCCTGAGCAGCGAACAGCGTCTTTGCCAAACTGACAGCCGCTCCCGCCACTACGCCGGTCTGCAAGAATTCTCTCCGAGTCGTCGGTTGGTCGGCCATGTCGCGATCCTTTCATGCTCCAAGAGATTCGAAGTGCGGTCACATTTTACCAGCTTGGAGTTGGCATTGCGAATGGTGGGACTTGGTGTGAACGCGATTCTTGCCAGCTAGACACAACGATGAAGCCTGTCCTTGAAGCCAGTTTCGCGATCGTCAATCAGACAAATTGGATCCTTCGCGACCGGCTCAACTTGGGAAAGTTACGAAATGGTTCGGTATTTGCTTCTCGGGAAATCTCTCAATAGGACCCAGCACCACACGACTGATGCGACCACAAACAGGAATCATCATGGGCACAGAAACGGCCAAGTTATCGCTCGGAATTGAAGAAGAATATCAACTCGTCCATCCCGTTACGCGGGAACTCCGACCTCGGGCGAAGCGGGTGATGACCGAAAGTCATCCAGATCGGTCGGATGACATCCAACACGAGTTGCGTCTGTCGCAAATCGAGACCGCCTCGCAAATTTGTGACGGACTTGACGATGTTCGTCGAGAATTGGTCCGGCTCCGTACGGAGACTGTCGTCGCTACGGAACACGCCGATGCCCATTTGGTCGCAGCAGGGACGCACCCGTTTTCCCACTGGGAAGAGCAACCCTTCACACCGCAAAAACGTTACGGCAAGCTTGCCGATGACTTCCAACAACTGGCACGGGAACAAGTCATTTTTGGATGCCATGTGCATGTCGGTTCGAGTGATCGGGAAATGTCCGTTCAAATTCTGAATCGTTCCCGCGAATGGTTGGGCAGTTTACTTGCGTTGTCGGCGAGTTCGCCTTTCTGGTTGAGCGAGGATACCGGATACGCGAGTTTCCGAACCAATATTTGGATTCGCTGGCCATTGGCTGGCCCGCCATACAGTTTCTCGTCTCATTCGGAATACCGACAGGTCGTGCAGTCGCTCGTAGATGCCGAAGTCATTGAAGACGAAACCAAAGTCTATTGGGACATTCGAATTCCCGCACGATTGCCAACTGTCGAGTTCCGAATTGCCGATGTGTGCACGACCATCGACGAAGCCGTCATGATCGCCGGTTTGATTCAGGGGTTGGCACGAACGGCTGTCCGAGAGGTGGAAGCGGACATGCCGTCACGGGACGCTCGTCCGGAAATCGTCCGAACGGCTCACTGGCATGCCGCACGGTACGGGCTCTCGAAAACGCTTGTGGATGTTCGTTCGGCAAAAGCGATTCCCGCAGAGAAGCACATCGAACAGTTCCTCGAAGAACTCCGACCTGCGTTGGAAGAGCTTGGGACTTGGAGTGAAGTCTCTCGACTGGTGCATCAAACTCTCGCCAACGGCAACAGTGCCATGCGTCAGCGAAAAGTCTATGAAAAGACTCACCGCTTTGAAGACGTGATTGATCATCTCGTCGAGGAAACACGGCTAGGAATCGACGATTAGTGACCAGCGTTGGAGGTCACAACTGAGTTCCTGTGTCTTCGTGCGTTTCCTACCTGGCAACGGATTTTACCGAGTCATGACCATTGCTCTTGGTATGGATCCGAGACGAAATTCAGAGGCACTCATGACCGTTCAACCGAGCTTGCGACGGTTGCGGAAGGCCGATGAATTCTTGAGCCGAATGGCGTTTTCGATAAATCAACACTTTCCATTCCGTGATGACAATGCCACAATGTTAGCGGAGAGTATGGACAAGGCTTCCGATTCGAAAACTTGCGTTTTGAGTTCGGCACGATGCCGACAGCGCGGCCCTTCGAATGAGTCGACTTTGAACATTCGAAGCAGTCGCACTTCGGCGGAGGCCAATGAGTCGTATAGGACTTGGATGGTTGATGATGCTGAAACCACAACTCTCATCACAACTAAAACCATTTCACCAACTAACCACTGGATCGGCGCTCAAACCAATCAGGTGGTTTGCAGTAAAACTCATGGCCGGCTGTTCTCACGTGCCATTCAAATTTCATTGATTGGAGTAAAGTTTCCGATTGCCTCGCCTTTTCTCTCGGATTGACAACCAATTCGATCACGTTTCTTGTGATCGACTCTTTGAAACCGAACCACCACAACGGTTCGAAGAGTACCATCCGAGGAGGTACATTCATGGCATCGATCGACGAAATCGCACCCGAGACCGATTCACCGTTTGACGGAAAGCCGGTCGAGCA
This window encodes:
- a CDS encoding carboxylate-amine ligase, with product MGTETAKLSLGIEEEYQLVHPVTRELRPRAKRVMTESHPDRSDDIQHELRLSQIETASQICDGLDDVRRELVRLRTETVVATEHADAHLVAAGTHPFSHWEEQPFTPQKRYGKLADDFQQLAREQVIFGCHVHVGSSDREMSVQILNRSREWLGSLLALSASSPFWLSEDTGYASFRTNIWIRWPLAGPPYSFSSHSEYRQVVQSLVDAEVIEDETKVYWDIRIPARLPTVEFRIADVCTTIDEAVMIAGLIQGLARTAVREVEADMPSRDARPEIVRTAHWHAARYGLSKTLVDVRSAKAIPAEKHIEQFLEELRPALEELGTWSEVSRLVHQTLANGNSAMRQRKVYEKTHRFEDVIDHLVEETRLGIDD
- a CDS encoding aldo/keto reductase translates to MADQPTTRREFLQTGVVAGAAVSLAKTLFAAQEQREGGIPTRPLGNTGENVSILSLGGWHIGQAAKDNGEEFATKLMHEAIDNGLNFFDNAWDYHNGYSEEVMGKALKGGKRDDVFLMTKICERDYKGAMANLDESLKRLQTDHLDLWQFHEMVYDNDPDWVFEKGGIKAAIEAQKAGKVRHIGFTGHKDPSIHLKMLGKPHTWASAQMPINACDWHFRSFAKEVVPVCLEKGVGVIGMKSLGGGSGILVQEGVLTGPECLKYALSQPIASLVTGIINQRDLDQAIKVGRDFKPLTDDELDRILQKVAPVAGDGRHELFKTSKRFDGPHHRKQHGFPLDVNS
- a CDS encoding DEAD/DEAH box helicase, translated to MSADSPTPETNRPAFPKPECHVIPFESTDATVYQSGINAALTREFKIEPESTEFLTDAGIGFTWRPHRSNVRTFGLTFPAGIEFLPTKKSNEEESSETSEPKPKKKPAESKDRPKKRTRLQPPSDALSLEDRLFYVLQPPLETWLAGQELIMPFEPFPYQYEGIAWLFKQRCALLADEMGLGKTMQTITAVRLLLRSGQARRILLVCPKPLMPNWQREFQFWASELPLTVVEGNSRRRMLIWQMPSAGIFLINYESFIRDYESLPEDERPQFDLMVLDEAQRIKNRDSRTATTIRSVKRKRSWALTGTPIENRPEELAALFEFLKVVPPRATPDLRRLGQLSEEYILRRTKDLVMTDLPPRLDRDELIPLAPAQDFAYKTAEKDGVIQLNEMGDEITVQHVFELVMRLKQITNYDPLTGESSKLDRLAADMEEISASGGKAILFSQWTKTIDWLKDRLDEKLGDQCGTLVYHGGVPTKKREPILKQFKEDPNSNLLLMSYGTGAVGLNLQFAGYVFLYDRWWNPAIEDQAINRAHRIGCTAAQIVVTKFICQNTIEERIDKILQEKRELFARILGDGDNSDVSLSLNASEIFGLFDLKRQSGSDVERIGPKAPKQAA